In the Pedosphaera parvula Ellin514 genome, one interval contains:
- a CDS encoding response regulator, translating into MMTIDEQVDILLVEDSAEEAAMATAAIKVRDFGQWLVHVIDVDQALALICATNVAANWRIKTAPKVIILDLELSRRGGIELLQQLKAEERTRHIPVVVLTGSTDEREMLERYRLGANSCVVKPVNSQQYTQMIGDIAHYWLTINHPFT; encoded by the coding sequence ATGATGACGATTGATGAACAGGTGGATATTTTGTTGGTTGAAGATAGTGCTGAAGAAGCAGCCATGGCTACAGCGGCCATCAAGGTCCGCGATTTTGGCCAATGGCTTGTCCATGTGATCGATGTTGACCAGGCGCTCGCACTTATCTGCGCCACCAATGTGGCTGCCAATTGGCGGATTAAAACCGCTCCGAAGGTTATTATTCTTGATCTTGAGCTGAGCCGCCGGGGCGGTATCGAATTGCTACAACAGCTCAAGGCAGAAGAACGCACGCGCCACATTCCTGTCGTGGTCTTAACAGGCTCGACGGACGAGAGGGAGATGCTTGAAAGGTACCGTTTGGGTGCGAACAGCTGTGTGGTGAAACCGGTCAATAGTCAGCAATACACCCAGATGATTGGCGACATAGCTCATTACTGGCTTACTATCAACCATCCTTTTACTTAG
- a CDS encoding tetratricopeptide repeat protein, with translation MKRWSVCLLLTAFCVLGFPYRSPAPLVYRAGEGWTYEPVGGEGKWQRVRAKDQLDVAQQAFDKKDYGLALKAARRVVSNWPLSDFAPKAEYLAARCYEEKTQDEKAFKEYQKLLEKYPKADNYQEILQRQFAICNRFLGGQWFKLWGYIPFFPNMDKTVEMYEMIIKNGPYSDIAPQAQMDIGAAREKQTRFLNGNEPYIQAAKAYERAADRYHDQPKFAADALYKAGLAYNKQARTAEYDQNTAGQAIATFTDFMTLYPNDPRVSESEKTIAALKTEQARGNYQIARFYDNGHHYKSAQIYYNEVLIQDPNSPLAASSLKRLAELKKLPQNPTK, from the coding sequence ATGAAACGATGGTCTGTTTGTCTCCTGCTGACCGCCTTTTGCGTGCTGGGTTTTCCTTATCGGTCACCCGCGCCGTTGGTCTATCGTGCTGGCGAAGGTTGGACTTACGAACCAGTCGGCGGTGAGGGCAAATGGCAAAGAGTTCGGGCTAAGGATCAGTTGGATGTCGCCCAACAAGCTTTCGACAAAAAAGACTATGGCCTGGCGCTGAAAGCCGCTCGCCGTGTGGTCAGCAATTGGCCTCTCTCAGATTTTGCCCCAAAAGCCGAGTACCTGGCCGCTCGTTGCTACGAGGAGAAGACGCAGGACGAGAAAGCCTTCAAGGAATACCAAAAGCTCCTGGAGAAATATCCCAAGGCTGATAACTATCAGGAAATCCTTCAACGACAGTTTGCCATTTGCAACCGTTTCTTAGGCGGTCAGTGGTTCAAATTATGGGGTTATATTCCATTTTTTCCAAACATGGATAAGACAGTAGAAATGTACGAGATGATCATCAAAAATGGACCTTACAGCGATATTGCTCCTCAAGCACAGATGGACATCGGAGCGGCTCGGGAAAAGCAAACGCGTTTTTTAAACGGTAATGAACCTTATATTCAGGCAGCCAAGGCTTACGAACGTGCGGCAGATCGTTACCATGACCAACCCAAATTTGCTGCGGACGCCCTTTACAAGGCAGGATTGGCCTATAACAAACAGGCCCGAACAGCAGAGTACGACCAAAATACGGCCGGGCAGGCAATTGCAACGTTCACCGACTTTATGACTCTCTATCCTAACGATCCACGAGTTTCGGAAAGCGAAAAAACAATCGCCGCTCTAAAAACCGAGCAAGCTCGTGGAAACTATCAAATCGCACGGTTTTACGACAATGGCCATCATTATAAGAGTGCACAGATTTACTATAACGAGGTGCTAATTCAGGACCCCAATTCACCTCTGGCCGCCTCATCTCTAAAGCGCCTCGCAGAACTCAAGAAGTTGCCCCAAAATCCCACGAAGTAG
- the lptE gene encoding LptE family protein produces the protein MRRFLTYLAATWALFFVGCAGYHLGPSNGELAGSRSVQINPFINKTLEPRLSAYLINALRKNLQQDGTYLINTHDEGDIILSGVITSFVRNELSFQSSDVITVQDYEIRMTAQVTARERSTGRIIFDKPVVGRTTLRVGNDLTSAERQAIPMMTDDLAKKAAALLVDGTW, from the coding sequence GTGCGTCGCTTCCTTACATATCTGGCTGCTACCTGGGCACTTTTTTTCGTTGGGTGTGCAGGGTATCATCTTGGACCTTCCAACGGTGAACTGGCTGGCTCTCGCTCGGTTCAAATCAATCCGTTCATTAATAAAACACTTGAGCCACGTTTGAGCGCTTACCTTATTAACGCCTTGCGTAAAAACCTCCAGCAGGATGGCACGTATTTAATCAACACACATGATGAAGGGGACATTATTTTGAGTGGCGTAATTACCTCCTTCGTCCGCAACGAATTAAGCTTTCAGTCCTCTGATGTCATAACCGTCCAGGATTATGAAATCAGGATGACAGCTCAGGTGACAGCTCGGGAACGCTCAACTGGCAGGATTATTTTTGACAAGCCTGTCGTCGGGCGCACCACCCTGCGTGTAGGCAATGACTTAACCAGTGCCGAGCGTCAGGCCATCCCCATGATGACTGATGACTTGGCGAAAAAAGCAGCAGCACTGTTGGTGGACGGAACTTGGTAG